The segment GTGTATATTGAAGTTGTTTTAAATATTTAATGCGTAAAGCCCTTATGAATAAACCTGTTCATGTTGCGCTTTGGAATGATTGTCTAAATATAATAAGAGACAATGTTGCGGAGTCGACATACAATACTTGGTTTGCCCCTATTATCCCTCTAAAATTTGAGGATAAAACATTAGTGATACAAGTCCCAAGCCAGTTCTTCTATGAGTTTTTGGAAGAAAAGTTTGTGGATTTGCTTCGTCATACTTTATATCAAGTTATAGGTGAAGGAGCGAAACTAATGTACAATGTTATGGTGGACCGAAGCGCTAGTGCTACGGTAAACCTTGAAGCATCTAATCGGTCAACGGCTGTACGCAAAAATAACATTTCACCTGCTGCTCCAAGAACTCGTATTCCTCAGGCTCCACAAGCTCCAGCTATACAAGAGCTAGATCCAAGATTAAATCCAGACTACACTTTTGAAACCTTTATAGAAGGGAATAGTAATAAACTATCAAGAAGTGTAGCTGAAGCAGTTGCAGAAAATCCTGCTAAAACAGTTTTCAACCCCCTATTCATTCATGGTAATTCTGGTGTTGGGAAAACACACCTTGCCAATGCAATCGGACTTAGAATTAAAGAAAGATACCCTGAAAAAAGAGTGCTATACGTATCAGCTCATCTTTTCCAGATTCAATATACCGACTCAGTAAGAAATAATACAACCAATGATTTTATTAATTTTTACCAAACCATTGATGTCTTAATCATTGATGATATACAAGAATTTGCAGGTGTAGTTAAAACACAAAACACATTCTTTCATATTTTCAATCACCTTCATCAAAATGGTAAACAACTGATTCTGACTTCAGACTTACCTCCTGTACTCCTTCAAGGTATGGAAGATCGCCTTCTCACTCGTTTCAAATGGGGTATGGTTGCAGAACTAGAAAGACCTTCAGTAGAACTTCGAAAAGATATTCTGCGGAATAAGATTCATCGAGATGGATTAGACTTTCCAACAGAAGTAATTACTTATATTGCCGAAAATGTGGATGATAGTGTACGTGATCTTGAAGGTATCGTAATCTCTATCATGGCTCACTCTACTATTTATAATAAAGAAATCGACTTAGATTTGGCCCAACGCATCGTTAAGAAAGTAGTGAGAAGTGAAAAGAAAGTCATTACCATAGACAATATACTAACAGCAGTAACTGATTACTTCAAAATTGAACCCAAACAAATACACTCTCGCTCAAGAAAACGTGAGGTAGTTCAAGCTAGACATTTTGCTATGTTTTTAGCTAAGAAATATACTGAATATTCAACACCAAAAATTGGTAAGTTCATCGGCAATAGAAATCACTCCACTGTTCTTCATGCGTGCAAGACAGTTAAACACCAATGTGAAGTAGATAAAAGTTACCGTGCAGACATGGAAGCTGTACAAGAATTATTACACAAGAAATAAAATTTTAACACTTATCAAAAGGCTAAAAGCCCCCTATATACGCTCTATTTATGCATTCATAAATAGCAAATTTATTCTCCTATAAATTTTATTAAATTTTTGTTTCAGACAACTTTAGAATATTTATTTAAACCTATTATGCTTATACACAGGTATTTAGGTTTTTGTTTTAGATAATTCAAAAAATATATGTACTATTTTAGTTGTCTAAAAGAAAAATCATTTCTAGCTTTGCAAAGCTAGAAATATATAAAATATTCAGAGACGTTTATCTCAATATCTCATATATCAAAACAGCTTCAATTTAATAATTTTAACCTATAATAACATTTACTTGTGGCAATGAAAACTTATTCTTATGAAGAAGCCTTTGAAGAGTCGTTAAAGTACTTTAGCGGAGACGAATTGGCAGCACGCGTTTGGGTAAACAAGTATGCAATGAAAGATTCGTATGGTAGCATATACGAGAAATCACCAGCGGATATGCACTGGCGAATTGCAAATGAACTTGCGCGCGTAGAAAAGAAATACCCAAATCCCTTAACATCAGAAGAGCTTTTCAAACTCCTAGATAAATTCAAATACATAGTACC is part of the Bacteroides coprosuis DSM 18011 genome and harbors:
- a CDS encoding Chromosomal replication initiator protein dnaA (COGs: COG0593 ATPase involved in DNA replication initiation~HAMAP: Chromosomal replication control, initiator DnaA~InterPro IPR001957:IPR013317:IPR013159:IPR003593~KEGG: bfs:BF3617 chromosomal replication initiation protein~PFAM: Chromosomal replication control, initiator (DnaA)/regulator (Hda); Chromosomal replication initiator, DnaA C-terminal~SMART: Chromosomal replication initiator, DnaA C-terminal; ATPase, AAA+ type, core~SPTR: Putative chromosomal replication initiator protein;~TIGRFAM: Chromosomal replication control, initiator DnaA~IMG reference gene:2504105656~PFAM: domain; Bacterial dnaA protein~TIGRFAM: chromosomal replication initiator protein DnaA), encoding MNKPVHVALWNDCLNIIRDNVAESTYNTWFAPIIPLKFEDKTLVIQVPSQFFYEFLEEKFVDLLRHTLYQVIGEGAKLMYNVMVDRSASATVNLEASNRSTAVRKNNISPAAPRTRIPQAPQAPAIQELDPRLNPDYTFETFIEGNSNKLSRSVAEAVAENPAKTVFNPLFIHGNSGVGKTHLANAIGLRIKERYPEKRVLYVSAHLFQIQYTDSVRNNTTNDFINFYQTIDVLIIDDIQEFAGVVKTQNTFFHIFNHLHQNGKQLILTSDLPPVLLQGMEDRLLTRFKWGMVAELERPSVELRKDILRNKIHRDGLDFPTEVITYIAENVDDSVRDLEGIVISIMAHSTIYNKEIDLDLAQRIVKKVVRSEKKVITIDNILTAVTDYFKIEPKQIHSRSRKREVVQARHFAMFLAKKYTEYSTPKIGKFIGNRNHSTVLHACKTVKHQCEVDKSYRADMEAVQELLHKK